A window of the Candidatus Saccharibacteria bacterium oral taxon 488 genome harbors these coding sequences:
- a CDS encoding glycosyltransferase has protein sequence MKPLLSIIVTAHHEGLIAHKTMRSIERAVSLLRDSDISYEIIISIDRGDEETIRYFSNYTALPIAIHQWNHGDLAQSRNSAITKAHGRFIAFIDADDLMSANWLRDGVQFLTNHSYGKYVAHSAYTIEFEGANAIVEKVGYTNKDRDTLLSVLSGRWNSVIIAPSTLLRQFPYTPNSPGYGYEDWFMSCQFIQYGVKNVLIPETAIFVRRKATGSEWARQKTSRSVLHAHPLFSPSYFRTIKLDSVATPTSEQRRQTKNTIKELLIRSRIPLGLVKRPLAIIRRGRNVLKKKKLTPATEVLPAWLDTEWRALHHIEKLIFPPHPLPTVYHTITDDHYRVGLAYWQMCRDLRNDRYDYVLFVPWLKRGGADLFALNYANTAASLGKKVLVIATNEVDANYSEWRPRLNIDVDFVPFGTITRFFPIEQKYRLLEQLIENIHAPVLHILNSELAYDFVRDHAVYIKATGKKVIATSYSQSTDETGRIFGFSHSHLPQIYHLLSEITTDNEAVKSMWVNEYAYDADAITVHHQPLDSSTYTPVAKLAGQRRVLWASRLSPEKLPQLVAVIADLLPGDVHIDMYGDASSEFPAHKLPSHPRVHYRGGFNGVPSLPVDNYDVFLYTSLFDGMPNTPIETALCGLPLVAARVGGVADFVGTYGQIVDDITNPKAYAEALTVVLDNPKIAFANAQSLRKQALRDFSQKRFLTEVRRMLKR, from the coding sequence ATGAAACCACTTTTATCTATCATTGTTACCGCCCATCACGAAGGCCTTATTGCTCATAAAACTATGCGCTCCATTGAACGTGCTGTCAGCCTGCTTCGTGATAGCGATATTTCTTACGAAATAATTATATCAATTGACCGTGGCGATGAAGAAACAATTCGCTACTTCAGTAATTATACCGCTCTACCGATCGCTATACACCAATGGAATCATGGTGACCTCGCTCAATCTCGCAATAGTGCCATCACCAAGGCGCACGGTCGTTTCATCGCATTTATCGATGCCGACGATTTGATGAGTGCCAACTGGCTACGAGATGGTGTGCAATTTTTAACAAACCACTCCTACGGTAAATATGTTGCCCATAGTGCCTATACTATTGAGTTTGAGGGGGCAAATGCCATTGTTGAAAAAGTTGGCTACACTAATAAAGACCGCGACACCCTGCTGAGTGTACTTTCGGGACGATGGAACTCGGTCATTATTGCGCCAAGTACTTTACTTCGCCAATTTCCGTATACACCAAATAGCCCCGGATATGGCTACGAGGATTGGTTTATGAGCTGTCAGTTCATCCAGTATGGTGTCAAAAATGTCCTCATTCCGGAAACCGCTATCTTTGTTCGCCGTAAGGCCACCGGCTCGGAATGGGCACGTCAAAAAACTAGCCGCTCAGTGCTCCACGCCCACCCACTCTTTAGTCCATCGTACTTTCGTACCATCAAGCTTGACTCGGTCGCCACACCCACCTCAGAGCAGCGGCGCCAAACAAAAAATACCATCAAAGAACTGCTGATTCGTTCTCGCATTCCACTAGGGTTAGTCAAGCGGCCGCTCGCAATCATCCGACGCGGACGCAATGTGCTCAAAAAAAAGAAGTTGACACCGGCGACCGAGGTGCTGCCAGCGTGGCTTGATACTGAATGGCGAGCATTACATCATATTGAGAAACTAATTTTTCCACCACATCCATTACCGACAGTATACCACACAATTACCGATGATCATTATCGTGTTGGCTTGGCGTACTGGCAAATGTGTCGTGATTTACGAAACGATAGGTATGATTATGTGTTGTTCGTACCGTGGCTCAAGCGTGGCGGTGCTGATCTATTTGCTCTTAACTACGCCAACACCGCTGCGTCACTCGGCAAGAAAGTTTTGGTTATTGCCACAAATGAAGTTGACGCTAATTACTCAGAGTGGCGACCACGACTTAACATCGACGTAGATTTCGTGCCGTTTGGGACAATTACCCGATTTTTCCCGATAGAACAAAAATATAGACTGCTAGAACAATTGATCGAGAATATTCATGCACCCGTACTCCACATCCTCAACTCAGAGCTGGCTTATGATTTTGTGCGAGATCACGCAGTATATATCAAGGCCACTGGTAAAAAAGTTATTGCTACGTCCTATAGCCAAAGCACCGATGAAACTGGACGAATATTTGGTTTTTCACACAGTCATCTGCCACAGATTTATCACCTGCTCTCTGAGATAACCACCGATAATGAAGCCGTCAAGTCGATGTGGGTTAATGAATATGCTTATGACGCGGATGCAATTACCGTTCACCATCAACCACTTGATAGCAGCACGTACACACCGGTAGCAAAGCTGGCTGGTCAAAGGCGAGTCCTTTGGGCGTCCCGCCTATCACCAGAGAAATTACCTCAATTAGTTGCAGTCATTGCTGATTTGCTGCCGGGTGATGTCCATATTGATATGTACGGTGACGCATCGAGCGAGTTTCCCGCCCATAAACTACCATCCCATCCACGGGTTCATTACCGCGGTGGCTTTAATGGTGTACCGTCACTGCCTGTTGATAACTATGACGTCTTTCTCTATACATCGCTCTTTGACGGCATGCCAAATACGCCAATTGAGACAGCCCTGTGCGGCTTGCCCCTAGTAGCAGCACGCGTTGGTGGAGTAGCAGACTTTGTTGGTACATATGGACAGATTGTTGATGATATCACCAATCCAAAAGCCTACGCTGAAGCGTTAACTGTTGTTCTGGACAATCCCAAGATAGCGTTTGCCAACGCCCAATCTCTACGAAAACAGGCGCTACGTGATTTTTCACAAAAAAGGTTTTTGACGGAAGTTAGGCGTATGCTTAAGCGGTAA
- a CDS encoding glycosyltransferase, translating to MNAQKSQVKPPLVSIITATYNDETYIESSIRSVLSQDFTDFEYIIINDGSSDGTKKIIERLQKEDSRIRLINQKNSGLVASLNRGITEARGTYIARIDGDDEWLPHKLRTQVTMLEKNKNLVLVGGGAEIMNQDSVPTGFIFNVARNEDIRLGLCIFNQFCHSSVIYRRQAALDAGLYPDTCPAEDYDLFSKFAEHGELANVPYPVFRYRISDGSISAKRRDEQNRLAKKFSLRNWDIVQPTVTSRADIKRAFAYYLKNPINHDFGISHKHAYTFVLMRIGYRMLQKGQVGKGLRQLWNVASTGRTAAKIVVKWGLDIIKIKLRPSRRKTKSAA from the coding sequence ATGAATGCACAGAAATCCCAAGTTAAACCACCATTGGTGTCAATTATTACCGCCACCTATAATGACGAAACATACATTGAGTCCTCAATTCGCTCCGTGCTGTCACAAGATTTTACTGATTTTGAATATATCATTATCAATGACGGATCATCAGACGGCACAAAAAAAATAATTGAACGCCTTCAAAAAGAAGATAGCCGCATTCGCCTCATTAATCAAAAAAATAGCGGCCTCGTGGCTTCACTCAACCGCGGCATTACCGAAGCGCGTGGTACCTACATTGCCCGTATTGATGGCGACGATGAGTGGCTACCGCACAAGCTCAGGACTCAAGTCACTATGCTAGAGAAAAACAAAAACCTGGTTCTGGTTGGCGGTGGCGCAGAAATCATGAACCAAGATAGCGTACCAACTGGTTTTATTTTTAACGTTGCTCGTAACGAAGATATTAGACTCGGTCTTTGCATTTTTAATCAATTCTGTCATTCATCGGTCATTTATCGCCGCCAGGCAGCACTTGACGCTGGTCTTTACCCTGACACCTGTCCGGCTGAAGATTATGACCTGTTTAGTAAATTTGCCGAACATGGTGAGCTTGCCAACGTACCTTACCCTGTTTTTCGCTATCGCATTAGTGACGGCAGCATCTCGGCTAAACGGCGCGATGAGCAAAATCGTCTCGCTAAAAAGTTTTCGCTTCGCAACTGGGATATCGTTCAGCCGACGGTCACTAGTCGTGCCGATATCAAACGTGCTTTCGCCTATTATCTCAAAAATCCAATTAACCATGATTTTGGAATTAGCCATAAGCACGCCTACACTTTTGTACTAATGCGCATTGGTTATCGTATGCTTCAAAAGGGACAGGTTGGTAAGGGGCTCCGTCAGCTTTGGAACGTGGCATCAACCGGGCGCACTGCCGCCAAGATCGTTGTTAAGTGGGGACTTGATATCATTAAGATTAAGCTTCGACCATCACGTCGAAAAACAAAATCGGCTGCTTAA
- a CDS encoding ATP-binding cassette domain-containing protein gives MAKPAIIIKDIHKEFVLPQTKNSSIKHAFVNIIKRNKKTVQKVLDGVSFTVNQGDFFGVVGRNGSGKSTMLKILAGVYQPTSGSIQLHGKLTPFIELGVGFNPELSGRDNVFLNGALLGFTRKEMEAMYDEIVAFAELEPFMDQKLKNYSSGMQVRLAFSVAIKARNDIMIFDEVLAVGDEAFQRKCIDIFEQYKASGQTVVLVTHDMETVKKFCNRAVLIQDGTIIKEGDPVQVADEYSRLNQAVIDASIDRNRQYTGENVDITIRGATGKKQRSFKVGETISFDIAWRHDKTRAIMVDLYRKDSDLVSNFITNREGFAELPKDKKLTLDIEVNLGPGSYYVDVNLLNHDGSVKYDVAYRAEEFTITKDFSVVGQSFGGLTLIPRQWRHDHR, from the coding sequence ATGGCAAAGCCGGCGATTATAATCAAGGATATACATAAAGAGTTTGTGCTGCCGCAGACCAAGAACTCAAGCATTAAGCATGCTTTTGTTAATATTATTAAACGAAATAAAAAGACCGTCCAAAAGGTATTGGACGGGGTTAGTTTTACTGTTAATCAGGGTGACTTTTTCGGGGTTGTTGGTCGGAACGGCTCAGGAAAAAGTACCATGCTTAAAATTCTCGCCGGTGTATATCAACCGACGAGCGGTAGTATTCAGCTACATGGTAAGCTGACACCATTTATTGAACTGGGTGTTGGCTTCAACCCGGAGCTGTCTGGCCGAGATAATGTTTTTTTGAACGGAGCACTACTTGGGTTCACCCGCAAAGAGATGGAGGCAATGTATGATGAGATTGTTGCCTTTGCTGAACTTGAGCCGTTCATGGATCAGAAGCTGAAAAATTATTCGTCGGGCATGCAGGTGCGGTTGGCGTTTTCAGTAGCAATTAAGGCGCGTAACGATATTATGATTTTCGATGAAGTGTTGGCTGTCGGTGATGAGGCATTCCAGCGCAAGTGTATCGACATATTTGAGCAGTATAAAGCCAGCGGGCAGACAGTTGTCCTAGTGACACACGATATGGAAACGGTCAAGAAGTTTTGTAATCGTGCTGTGCTAATCCAAGACGGTACAATTATCAAAGAGGGGGACCCGGTACAGGTGGCTGATGAGTATAGTCGGCTTAATCAAGCAGTGATTGATGCAAGTATTGATAGAAATCGGCAATATACAGGTGAAAATGTTGATATTACAATCCGCGGCGCGACAGGTAAAAAGCAGCGTAGCTTTAAGGTTGGTGAGACTATCTCGTTTGATATCGCTTGGCGCCACGATAAGACGCGAGCAATCATGGTTGATTTGTATCGCAAAGACAGTGATTTAGTATCGAATTTTATTACTAATCGTGAAGGCTTCGCTGAGCTACCAAAAGATAAAAAACTGACACTTGATATCGAGGTAAACTTGGGCCCGGGATCGTACTATGTTGACGTTAATCTTCTCAATCACGATGGGTCAGTAAAGTATGACGTTGCTTATCGTGCCGAGGAATTTACTATCACGAAAGACTTTTCAGTAGTTGGGCAGTCGTTTGGGGGATTAACATTGATTCCGCGGCAGTGGCGCCACGATCACAGATAG
- a CDS encoding ABC transporter permease — translation MRRLFGNEKNRAILRAMVSTDFKVRYQNSALGYVWSLLKPLFIFGILYVLFTYAFPQGSKGIEYFGVWLLIGVVLWNFFSEATMVGTRSVVENGQLIRKVAIPRHLLVVASSVSALINLGLGMIVVIIFALLSGLMPTLLWLLLIPIIAQLFLLSIGLSLLLSALYVTFRDIAYIWEILLQAGFYASGIIFAIIYMPAIIQKVAFLNPVTQIIQDARHVLMPNNSASQTIWQTFHNPLLWIIPIVITIGLFGLGWWYFQRKQRSFAEDI, via the coding sequence GTGAGACGTCTCTTTGGTAATGAAAAAAATCGGGCAATTTTGCGCGCAATGGTTAGCACAGACTTTAAGGTTCGCTACCAAAATTCTGCCCTCGGATACGTATGGTCGCTTCTGAAGCCGCTGTTCATATTCGGCATCTTGTATGTATTGTTTACCTATGCATTCCCACAGGGTAGTAAAGGGATTGAATATTTTGGCGTCTGGTTATTAATTGGCGTCGTGCTATGGAACTTTTTCTCTGAGGCAACGATGGTAGGTACTCGTTCGGTAGTGGAAAATGGGCAACTAATTCGTAAAGTAGCAATCCCAAGACACCTCTTAGTGGTTGCCAGCTCCGTATCGGCGCTGATTAACCTTGGCTTGGGGATGATTGTGGTGATAATTTTTGCACTACTAAGTGGTCTAATGCCAACTTTGTTGTGGTTGCTACTAATTCCGATAATTGCTCAGCTATTTTTACTATCAATTGGCCTATCTCTCCTGCTCTCAGCGCTTTATGTGACATTTCGTGATATCGCGTACATTTGGGAAATTTTGTTGCAGGCTGGGTTTTACGCTAGCGGTATTATTTTCGCCATTATTTATATGCCAGCGATCATCCAGAAGGTGGCATTTTTGAACCCGGTCACACAAATTATTCAGGATGCTCGGCATGTACTCATGCCCAATAATTCAGCTTCTCAAACGATTTGGCAGACGTTTCATAACCCACTACTATGGATTATCCCGATTGTAATAACCATCGGGCTATTTGGGTTGGGGTGGTGGTATTTCCAGCGTAAGCAACGTTCATTTGCGGAGGATATTTAG